One segment of Castanea sativa cultivar Marrone di Chiusa Pesio chromosome 3, ASM4071231v1 DNA contains the following:
- the LOC142626951 gene encoding dirigent protein 21-like, whose amino-acid sequence MAKIKTLTFLFILFTIFSISTLTTTATKNHGFARAISPAKLGIKAEKLSHLHFYFHDIISGKNVTAVRVAEAPGTKTSPTRFGAVNVIDDPLTIKPELSSERVGSAQGILAAASQSEFAFATTFNFVFTSGQFNGSSLSVLGRNSVFSNIRELPIVGGTGVFRFARGYALAHTYSRENNGNAVVEYNVYVFHY is encoded by the coding sequence ATGGCCAAGATCAAGACCCTGACCTTCCTCTTCATTCTCTTCACCATTTTCTCAATCTCAACCCTTACCACCACCGCCACAAAAAACCATGGCTTCGCAAGAGCCATATCTCCAGCTAAACTAGGGATAAAGGCTGAGAAACTAAGCCACCTCCACTTCTACTTCCATGACATAATCAGTGGGAAAAATGTTACGGCCGTGAGAGTTGCCGAGGCTCCAGGGACAAAGACATCACCCACAAGATTCGGAGCTGTGAATGTGATTGATGACCCATTGACTATAAAGCCCGAACTGAGTTCCGAACGAGTGGGAAGTGCTCAAGGAATATTGGCTGCGGCTTCGCAAAGTGAATTCGCTTTTGCAACGACGTTCAACTTTGTTTTCACTTCAGGGCAGTTCAATGGTAGTTCTCTCAGCGTGTTAGGGCGCAATAGTGTGTTCTCGAATATCAGGGAACTTCCTATTGTTGGTGGGACTGGGGTTTTTCGCTTCGCACGTGGGTACGCTCTGGCTCATACTTACTCGAGGGAGAACAATGGTAATGCTGTTGTGGAGTACAATGTTTATGTCTTCCATTATTGA